A genomic window from Halogeometricum borinquense DSM 11551 includes:
- a CDS encoding helicase HerA domain-containing protein yields the protein MSEDTETITVADVRDGVGGDANADPGTPVKLPVVDILTGRGFITGKSGSGKSNTASVVIEKLLSNNFPVLIVDTDGEYYGLKEQFELLHAGADDECDIQVSPEHAEKLAHLALEQNVPIILDVSGYLDEDDAQKLLTEVAKNLFAKEKKLKKPFLMLVEECHEYIPEGGGMNEAGKMLIKIGKRGRKHGLGIVGISQRPADVKKDFITQCDWLCWHRLTWNNDTKVVGRILGSEYADAIEDMANGEAFLVTDWSESIRRVQFRKKSTFDAGATPGLDDFERPDLKSIDGNLVSELQDISDEKARRESEIADLRQELEKKEAKIRDLKRELEEARDLSHMADQFAQAMFQKAEAPYRGGQGRNLKRPEEKQSALGEYNAPKNGSDGTDAATSSDAGTAAADDATASVREDESHEEEAVTSATAGAYPGLDLDRDGVGDDVSVAPERAHSELAGLTGREDVVERLRNVVASLPDVSRRMLAFYREIDACDPVDAHVAAGEVGDKQLAYSRNGPLRRAGFIEHVGRGRYAYAIPELVRETFADRLDEEELAAVVSAVEASFVPTMGDTGESETGGSDSETETEDDAAAADD from the coding sequence ATGAGCGAGGATACGGAGACCATCACCGTCGCAGACGTGCGCGACGGCGTCGGGGGAGACGCGAACGCGGATCCGGGAACGCCGGTCAAACTCCCCGTGGTGGACATCTTGACGGGGCGCGGATTCATCACCGGCAAGTCCGGGTCGGGGAAATCGAACACCGCGTCGGTCGTCATCGAGAAACTGCTGTCGAACAATTTTCCAGTACTGATCGTCGACACCGACGGGGAGTACTACGGTCTCAAAGAGCAGTTCGAACTCCTTCACGCCGGCGCGGACGACGAGTGCGATATCCAAGTCAGCCCCGAACACGCGGAGAAACTGGCCCATCTCGCGCTCGAACAGAACGTCCCAATCATCCTCGACGTCTCGGGCTATCTCGACGAGGACGACGCACAGAAACTCCTGACCGAGGTGGCGAAGAACCTGTTTGCCAAGGAGAAAAAACTGAAAAAGCCGTTCTTGATGCTCGTCGAGGAGTGCCACGAGTACATCCCCGAAGGCGGCGGGATGAACGAGGCGGGTAAGATGCTCATCAAGATCGGCAAACGGGGCCGAAAACACGGGCTCGGAATCGTCGGCATCTCTCAGCGTCCCGCCGACGTGAAAAAGGACTTCATCACCCAGTGTGACTGGCTCTGTTGGCACCGCCTCACGTGGAACAACGACACGAAAGTCGTCGGCCGGATCCTCGGCTCGGAGTACGCCGACGCAATCGAGGATATGGCTAACGGCGAGGCGTTCCTCGTCACCGACTGGTCTGAGTCCATCCGCCGCGTGCAGTTCAGAAAGAAGAGTACCTTCGACGCGGGTGCGACCCCCGGTCTGGACGACTTCGAACGCCCCGACCTGAAGTCCATCGACGGCAATCTCGTCTCGGAGTTGCAGGACATCTCCGACGAGAAGGCGCGCCGCGAGAGCGAAATCGCGGATCTGAGACAGGAGTTAGAGAAAAAGGAAGCGAAGATACGCGACCTCAAACGCGAACTGGAAGAGGCCCGCGATCTGTCGCACATGGCCGACCAGTTCGCGCAGGCGATGTTCCAGAAGGCCGAAGCACCCTACCGCGGTGGGCAGGGTCGGAACCTCAAACGCCCCGAAGAAAAGCAGTCCGCGCTCGGAGAGTACAACGCCCCGAAGAACGGGTCGGACGGGACGGATGCCGCAACGAGTTCCGACGCCGGAACGGCCGCCGCCGATGACGCCACAGCCAGCGTCCGCGAGGACGAATCACACGAAGAAGAGGCCGTCACCTCGGCGACAGCAGGTGCGTATCCCGGTTTGGATCTGGACAGAGACGGCGTCGGCGACGACGTGTCTGTGGCTCCCGAACGCGCCCACAGCGAACTCGCCGGGCTCACCGGGCGCGAGGACGTGGTCGAACGCCTGCGGAACGTCGTCGCTTCCCTCCCCGACGTATCGCGTCGGATGCTCGCGTTCTACCGCGAAATCGACGCCTGCGATCCGGTCGATGCCCACGTCGCGGCGGGTGAAGTCGGCGACAAGCAACTCGCGTACAGCCGAAACGGCCCGCTTCGACGCGCTGGATTCATCGAACACGTCGGGCGCGGACGCTACGCCTACGCCATCCCGGAACTCGTCCGCGAGACGTTCGCCGACAGACTCGACGAGGAGGAACTCGCGGCCGTCGTCTCAGCCGTCGAAGCGTCGTTCGTTCCGACGATGGGTGACACGGGCGAGTCCGAGACCGGCGGCTCAGATTCCGAGACTGAGACAGAAGACGACGCGGCCGCAGCGGACGACTGA
- a CDS encoding multiprotein bridging factor aMBF1, which yields MPQCEMCGKERPSLTTVKVEGAELELCDDCSEFGTEVRTESSSASGSTKYSTSSSSGSSSSSSSASSGSSSSSSSGGSTRRRRDMFDDMDEIAADYDDRIRQARENNGMSQEDLADSLNEKASLIRKLERGDILPPDNVRKKLERKLDISLVEGGDEEESEWSGGSSTTTTLGDVVKRKD from the coding sequence ATGCCCCAGTGCGAAATGTGCGGCAAGGAGCGACCGTCGCTGACGACGGTCAAAGTCGAAGGGGCCGAACTCGAACTCTGCGATGACTGTTCTGAGTTTGGCACCGAGGTCCGCACCGAGTCGAGTTCCGCGTCTGGCTCGACCAAGTACTCAACGTCGAGTTCTTCGGGGTCGTCCTCCTCGTCCTCGTCTGCGAGTTCTGGCTCCAGTTCCAGTTCCAGTTCGGGCGGATCGACTCGACGTCGCCGCGACATGTTCGACGACATGGACGAAATCGCGGCCGACTACGACGACCGAATCCGTCAGGCCCGCGAGAACAACGGGATGAGCCAAGAGGATCTCGCAGACTCTCTCAACGAGAAGGCGAGCCTGATCCGCAAACTCGAACGCGGTGACATCCTCCCGCCGGACAACGTCCGGAAGAAACTCGAACGAAAACTCGATATCTCGCTCGTCGAAGGCGGCGACGAGGAAGAAAGCGAGTGGTCCGGCGGATCTTCGACGACGACCACGCTCGGCGACGTCGTCAAGCGAAAAGACTGA
- the tpiA gene encoding triose-phosphate isomerase has product MFILVNLKAYPCDPLEVATAAHEVAEESGVRIAVAPQAADVRRVADTGVETWAQHVDPNGYGSHTGSTLAEAVAEAGADGTLINHSEKRLKLADIDGSVQAAARAGLETCVCANNPAQIGAVAALGPDSVAVEPPELIGGDDSVATADPDIVRDAVEAAANVDESVEVFCGAGISSGDDVDAAGDLGATGILLASGVAKADDPRAALEDLVEPL; this is encoded by the coding sequence GTGTTCATCCTCGTCAATCTGAAGGCGTATCCGTGCGACCCTCTCGAAGTAGCGACCGCGGCCCACGAGGTGGCCGAGGAATCCGGCGTCCGCATCGCTGTCGCGCCGCAGGCGGCCGACGTGCGTCGCGTCGCCGACACCGGTGTCGAAACGTGGGCACAACACGTTGATCCGAACGGTTACGGCAGCCACACTGGAAGCACACTCGCCGAGGCGGTCGCTGAGGCGGGTGCGGACGGCACGCTCATCAACCACTCCGAGAAGCGCCTGAAACTCGCCGATATCGACGGGTCCGTTCAGGCCGCAGCGCGCGCTGGGCTGGAGACCTGTGTCTGCGCGAACAACCCCGCACAGATCGGTGCCGTCGCAGCACTCGGGCCGGACTCGGTGGCTGTCGAGCCGCCGGAACTCATCGGTGGCGACGACTCCGTGGCGACGGCTGACCCGGATATCGTCCGCGACGCCGTCGAAGCGGCCGCCAACGTGGACGAATCTGTTGAGGTGTTCTGCGGTGCAGGCATCTCCTCCGGCGACGACGTTGACGCCGCGGGCGACCTCGGCGCGACGGGGATTCTGCTCGCGTCCGGCGTCGCCAAGGCCGACGACCCGCGTGCGGCACTCGAAGACCTCGTGGAACCGCTGTAA
- a CDS encoding DUF6653 family protein — MTEPNADRVRDRVEDLFWERHSNPWSAGTRFLGTPALIYAIYRRDRRLLAATLVFLAVNPVLFPRPVRTDNRLSRYVLAEREWLNHGNETMSLDYPNVLNVLNIPMTLYAVGSALRRDPVGSVLGTLGVMGLKLWWVEAIVRRTGVTGEAPSEEITTES; from the coding sequence ATGACAGAACCGAACGCAGACCGAGTTCGTGACCGCGTCGAAGACCTGTTTTGGGAGCGGCACTCGAATCCGTGGAGCGCCGGAACGCGCTTTCTCGGGACACCAGCGCTGATATACGCAATCTACCGCCGTGACCGCCGACTGCTTGCTGCAACACTCGTCTTTCTCGCCGTCAATCCCGTGTTGTTCCCGCGCCCTGTGCGCACGGACAACCGGTTGAGCAGATACGTCCTCGCCGAGCGCGAGTGGTTGAACCACGGAAACGAAACGATGAGCCTCGACTATCCGAACGTTCTCAACGTCCTCAACATCCCGATGACGCTGTATGCTGTCGGGTCGGCGCTGAGGCGTGATCCGGTCGGATCGGTCCTCGGAACGCTCGGCGTGATGGGACTCAAACTCTGGTGGGTCGAAGCAATCGTCCGCAGAACGGGCGTGACCGGCGAGGCCCCGAGCGAAGAGATAACAACGGAGTCGTGA
- the aroA gene encoding 3-phosphoshikimate 1-carboxyvinyltransferase produces the protein MDVTISPSRIDGRTRAPPSKSYTHRAILAAGYGGQATVLNPLVSADTKATMRAVDAFGGDTDLSADESSLSVSGFDGRPEVPADVVNCENSGTTMRLVTACAALGDGLTVLTGDDSLRSRPQGPLLDAVTDLGGRGESTRRNGQAPLVVGDAMDGGTVSIPGDVSSQYISALLMAGAVTDEGIDIELETELKSAPYVDITLELLDEFGVEAEQTADGFSVAGGQSYDPTGGEYEVPGDFSSISYLLAAGAIAAAEGESVVVEGARPSAQGDAAIVDIVRDMGADVTWDRDAGELTVSRATLTGTTVDVGDTPDLLPTIATLGAVADGDTVIENCEHVRYKETDRVSAMADELGKMGASVTEEQDRLTIHGGETDLVGATVEGRHDHRIVMSLAIAGLVAEGETTVTGAEHVDVSFPNFFDAIESLGVSVRRE, from the coding sequence CCGCCGGATACGGTGGGCAGGCGACGGTTCTGAATCCCCTCGTGAGCGCAGACACGAAGGCGACGATGCGCGCGGTAGACGCCTTCGGCGGCGACACCGACCTCTCGGCGGACGAGTCGTCGCTTTCCGTTTCGGGGTTCGACGGCCGCCCCGAGGTACCCGCGGACGTGGTGAACTGCGAGAACTCCGGGACGACGATGCGACTCGTCACCGCTTGTGCCGCCCTCGGTGACGGGCTAACTGTTCTCACCGGCGACGACTCGCTCCGATCACGCCCGCAAGGGCCGCTTCTCGACGCAGTGACCGATTTGGGCGGCCGCGGCGAATCGACGCGGCGAAACGGTCAAGCCCCCCTCGTCGTCGGCGACGCGATGGACGGTGGAACGGTGTCGATTCCGGGCGACGTGTCCTCGCAGTACATCTCCGCGCTGTTGATGGCCGGTGCCGTCACCGACGAGGGGATCGACATCGAGTTGGAGACGGAACTGAAATCCGCGCCGTACGTCGATATTACGCTCGAACTGCTGGACGAGTTCGGCGTCGAAGCCGAGCAAACTGCAGACGGGTTCTCCGTCGCGGGCGGGCAGTCATACGACCCCACGGGCGGCGAGTACGAGGTGCCCGGCGACTTCTCTTCGATCTCCTATCTTCTCGCGGCAGGTGCCATCGCCGCCGCAGAGGGCGAGTCCGTCGTCGTGGAAGGCGCGCGACCGAGTGCGCAGGGTGATGCGGCGATCGTGGATATCGTCCGAGACATGGGCGCGGACGTCACGTGGGACCGCGACGCCGGTGAACTCACCGTCTCGCGTGCTACCCTCACAGGGACGACAGTTGACGTGGGAGACACGCCCGACCTCCTCCCGACGATTGCCACGCTCGGGGCCGTCGCCGACGGCGACACCGTCATCGAGAACTGCGAACACGTTCGGTACAAGGAGACGGACCGCGTGAGCGCGATGGCCGACGAACTCGGCAAGATGGGGGCGTCAGTGACCGAGGAACAGGACCGACTGACGATTCACGGCGGCGAGACTGACCTCGTCGGTGCGACGGTCGAGGGCCGCCACGACCACCGCATCGTCATGTCACTTGCAATCGCCGGACTCGTCGCCGAGGGCGAGACGACGGTGACGGGCGCAGAACACGTGGACGTGTCGTTCCCGAACTTCTTCGACGCCATCGAGTCGTTGGGCGTCTCCGTTCGTCGGGAGTAA
- the aroC gene encoding chorismate synthase, giving the protein MNGNRFGRLFQVTTYGESHGDAMGVTVSGCPAGLELDEDDVQKELDRRKPGQSMITTSRGEPDAVVINSGTQDGYTTGTPIGMVIENKDARSGKYEPYVTAPRPSHGDFTYSAKFGTRNWGGGGRSSARETVNWVAAGAIAKQILEAHDVQVKAHVNQIGDIEAPPVTFEEMLEHTEENEVRCAHPETAEQMREKIDEYQEEGDSIGGSVYFETRGVPRGLGSPRFDSFSARLGQAMMAIPAATAFEFGLGREAREWTGKDRNEDWTFDEDEDPVPVGNKHGGIQGGITTGQPVFGEVTWHAPTSIPKEQTTVDWETGEEKEIQVVGRHDPVLPPRAVPVVEAMLNLTIVDFMLLGGHINPDRMDGQVGEYDTEYHPQSPQNQ; this is encoded by the coding sequence ATGAACGGAAATCGCTTCGGCCGACTGTTTCAAGTGACCACCTACGGCGAGAGCCACGGTGACGCGATGGGCGTTACCGTCTCGGGATGTCCGGCCGGACTCGAACTCGACGAGGACGACGTACAGAAAGAACTCGACCGACGCAAACCCGGCCAGTCGATGATCACGACATCCAGAGGCGAACCCGACGCCGTCGTCATCAACTCCGGAACGCAGGACGGCTACACCACGGGAACGCCAATCGGGATGGTCATCGAGAACAAGGACGCCCGGTCCGGCAAGTACGAACCGTACGTGACGGCTCCACGCCCCTCACACGGCGACTTCACCTACTCGGCGAAGTTCGGCACACGGAACTGGGGCGGCGGCGGCCGGTCCTCCGCACGCGAGACGGTGAACTGGGTCGCTGCGGGCGCGATTGCAAAGCAGATTCTCGAAGCCCACGACGTGCAGGTAAAAGCGCACGTCAACCAAATCGGGGACATCGAGGCCCCGCCGGTGACGTTCGAGGAGATGCTCGAACACACAGAGGAGAACGAAGTTCGCTGTGCGCATCCTGAGACGGCCGAGCAGATGCGCGAGAAGATAGACGAATACCAAGAGGAAGGAGACTCCATCGGCGGATCGGTCTACTTCGAGACGCGCGGCGTCCCGCGCGGACTCGGTTCTCCCCGGTTCGACTCGTTCTCGGCACGTCTTGGACAGGCAATGATGGCCATTCCAGCGGCGACAGCGTTCGAATTCGGTCTCGGCCGCGAGGCGCGCGAGTGGACCGGCAAGGACCGAAACGAGGACTGGACGTTCGACGAGGACGAGGACCCAGTACCAGTCGGCAACAAACACGGCGGTATTCAGGGCGGCATTACGACCGGCCAACCCGTCTTCGGCGAAGTGACGTGGCACGCGCCGACTTCGATTCCGAAAGAACAGACGACGGTAGACTGGGAGACGGGCGAAGAAAAGGAGATTCAGGTTGTCGGACGACACGACCCGGTTCTCCCGCCGCGTGCCGTCCCCGTCGTCGAGGCGATGCTTAATTTGACCATTGTGGACTTCATGCTCCTCGGCGGCCACATCAACCCCGACCGGATGGACGGACAAGTCGGGGAGTATGACACAGAATACCACCCACAGAGTCCGCAGAACCAGTAA
- the lrpA1 gene encoding HTH-type transcriptional regulator LrpA1, with amino-acid sequence MEATSTEGRILAVLEQDAQASYAEIADRADVSKPTVRKYIQKLESDGVIVGYSADVDPKKLSGQSIALVGIDVASERYVEATRALKDLEPVESLYSSSGDHMLMAEVRATDGDALGDVIAEEILGIEGVTAAHPSFLQERLK; translated from the coding sequence ATGGAAGCCACCTCTACGGAGGGACGTATTCTTGCCGTCCTCGAACAGGACGCGCAGGCGTCCTACGCGGAAATCGCTGATCGGGCGGACGTGTCGAAACCAACGGTTCGAAAGTATATCCAGAAGTTGGAGTCCGACGGCGTCATCGTGGGCTATTCGGCGGACGTGGACCCGAAGAAGCTCTCCGGACAGTCTATCGCACTCGTCGGCATCGACGTCGCATCCGAACGCTACGTCGAGGCCACGCGCGCGTTGAAGGATTTAGAGCCGGTGGAGTCGTTGTACTCCTCGTCCGGCGACCACATGCTGATGGCGGAGGTCCGGGCGACCGATGGCGACGCCCTCGGCGACGTTATCGCGGAGGAGATACTGGGCATCGAGGGCGTCACCGCCGCGCATCCGTCGTTCCTGCAGGAACGTCTGAAGTAG
- a CDS encoding 2-oxoacid:acceptor oxidoreductase subunit alpha, with the protein MTDDELIWRIAGGSGDGIASTSQNFAKALMRSGLHVFTHRHYPSRIRGGHTYTEIRASADPVKSRGDGYNFLLALGDSFARNPQENAYYGNEEIKPLSENLDELREGGVIIYDSGLLDASEIEDFDERVEENNWHVYDLDLRTMARDHGREVMRNTAGVGATCALAGIDTEWIEELMRDAMPEKILEPNLEILQEAYEMVEEEYDVDAHDVKIPEGEHEEEQVLLSGSDAIAYGALDEGCRFIAGYPMTPWTEVFTIMSQNLPELGGISEQVEDEIAAAALAIGASHAGVKAMSGSSGGGFALMSEPLGLAEMTETPVVLVEAMRAGPSTGMPTKPEQGDLEHVLYTSQGDSHRVVFAPSGAEEAYHQTRRAFQIAYEYQIPSIVLYDQKNGGELQNVPASVFDEEPNGDLGSVMTEEELADAPHDDSGKYNRFQHEGENGVSPRSIPGQKGGRYLAAGNEHMPAGHISEDPENRVLQVNRRMEKLEAIRADLDSDETSNNTLYGPEDAEYGIMTFGSQQGTVEEAIDRLNDRGYSVKALGVSEMAPYPVEQVSEFLESVEDCLVVEMNASAQFRGLTQKEVGRFGEKLSSLLKYNGNPFEPEEITEGFITSIVEGEELPTHETKFVPAASD; encoded by the coding sequence ATGACTGACGACGAACTTATTTGGCGAATCGCAGGCGGATCTGGGGACGGTATCGCCTCGACGAGCCAAAACTTCGCAAAGGCCCTGATGCGCTCGGGGCTTCACGTATTCACGCATCGGCATTACCCGTCGCGCATTCGCGGCGGCCACACGTACACGGAGATTCGGGCCTCCGCCGACCCTGTCAAGTCCCGCGGGGACGGCTACAACTTCCTGCTCGCTCTCGGTGACTCGTTCGCTCGCAACCCGCAGGAGAACGCGTACTACGGTAACGAGGAGATCAAGCCGCTGTCGGAGAATCTGGACGAACTCCGCGAGGGCGGAGTCATCATCTACGACTCCGGCCTGCTCGACGCCTCGGAAATCGAGGACTTCGACGAGCGCGTCGAGGAGAACAACTGGCACGTCTACGACTTGGACCTCCGCACCATGGCTCGGGACCATGGCCGTGAGGTCATGCGTAACACGGCCGGTGTCGGCGCAACGTGTGCTCTCGCAGGAATCGATACCGAGTGGATCGAGGAACTCATGCGCGATGCGATGCCGGAGAAGATTCTCGAACCCAACCTCGAAATCCTCCAAGAGGCCTACGAGATGGTCGAAGAGGAGTACGACGTGGACGCCCACGACGTGAAGATTCCCGAGGGCGAACACGAGGAAGAACAGGTGCTCCTTTCGGGCTCGGACGCCATCGCATACGGCGCACTCGACGAAGGCTGCCGGTTCATCGCGGGCTACCCAATGACCCCGTGGACGGAAGTCTTCACAATCATGTCCCAGAACCTGCCCGAACTCGGCGGTATCTCCGAGCAGGTCGAGGACGAAATCGCTGCAGCGGCGCTCGCCATCGGTGCCTCCCACGCCGGCGTCAAGGCGATGTCCGGTTCGTCCGGCGGTGGGTTCGCACTGATGTCTGAACCGCTCGGCCTCGCCGAGATGACCGAGACCCCGGTCGTTCTCGTCGAAGCCATGCGCGCCGGCCCCTCGACGGGGATGCCGACGAAGCCCGAACAGGGCGACCTCGAACACGTCCTGTACACCTCGCAGGGCGACTCTCACCGCGTCGTCTTCGCGCCTTCGGGAGCCGAAGAGGCGTACCACCAGACACGCCGCGCCTTCCAGATCGCCTACGAGTACCAGATTCCGAGCATCGTTCTCTACGATCAGAAGAACGGCGGCGAACTCCAGAACGTTCCGGCCAGCGTCTTCGACGAGGAACCGAACGGCGACCTCGGCTCGGTTATGACCGAGGAAGAACTGGCAGACGCGCCGCACGATGACTCTGGGAAGTACAACCGCTTCCAGCACGAAGGCGAGAACGGCGTCAGCCCGCGTTCCATTCCCGGACAGAAGGGCGGTCGCTACCTCGCAGCGGGTAACGAACACATGCCCGCCGGACACATCTCTGAGGACCCGGAAAACCGCGTCCTTCAGGTTAACCGGCGTATGGAGAAGCTCGAAGCGATCCGCGCGGACCTCGACAGCGACGAGACGTCGAACAATACGCTGTACGGTCCCGAGGACGCCGAGTACGGCATTATGACGTTCGGCTCCCAGCAGGGAACCGTCGAAGAGGCCATTGACCGACTCAACGACCGCGGTTACTCCGTGAAGGCGCTCGGCGTCTCCGAGATGGCCCCGTACCCGGTCGAACAGGTCTCCGAGTTCTTGGAGAGCGTCGAAGACTGCCTCGTCGTCGAGATGAACGCGTCGGCGCAGTTCCGCGGCCTCACCCAGAAGGAAGTCGGCCGCTTCGGTGAGAAACTGTCGAGCCTCCTCAAGTACAACGGCAACCCGTTCGAACCCGAGGAGATCACCGAGGGCTTCATCACCAGTATCGTCGAAGGTGAGGAACTCCCCACCCACGAGACCAAATTTGTCCCCGCAGCGAGTGATTAA
- a CDS encoding thiamine pyrophosphate-dependent enzyme, translating into MSAFSAIGEEAERDRNEYTPGLEPQPTWCPGCGDFGVLKALKGAAAELGLSPEEMLVVTGIGCSGKLNSYFESYGFHTIHGRSLPIARAAKLANSGLTVVAAGGDGDGYGIGGNHFMHTARENHDITYIVFNNEIFGLTKGQTSPTSPKGHKSKTQPHGSAKEPLRPLSMSLNAGASYVARTAAVNPNQAKDIIVEAIQHDGFSHVDFLTQCPTWNKDAKQYVPYIDINDSEDYDIDISDRKSAADMMYETEDALHEGTVLTGRYYHDEDRPSYQQEKRRIGEIPEESLAERYFDDEYEWERTHDLFLDKHK; encoded by the coding sequence ATGAGTGCATTCAGCGCAATCGGCGAAGAAGCCGAACGAGACCGTAACGAGTACACGCCCGGGCTCGAACCACAGCCCACGTGGTGTCCCGGCTGTGGTGACTTCGGGGTCCTGAAGGCCCTGAAGGGTGCCGCGGCGGAACTCGGCCTATCGCCCGAAGAGATGCTCGTCGTGACGGGTATCGGCTGCTCGGGCAAGTTGAACAGTTACTTCGAGAGCTACGGATTCCACACGATTCACGGCCGCTCGCTCCCCATCGCGCGCGCCGCGAAACTCGCAAACTCCGGCCTGACGGTCGTCGCCGCCGGTGGCGACGGTGACGGCTACGGTATCGGCGGGAACCACTTCATGCACACCGCCCGCGAGAATCACGATATAACCTACATCGTGTTCAACAACGAAATCTTCGGGCTGACGAAGGGGCAGACCTCGCCCACGTCGCCGAAGGGTCACAAATCGAAGACCCAGCCGCACGGTTCCGCAAAGGAACCGCTTCGGCCGCTTTCGATGTCCCTCAACGCGGGTGCGTCGTACGTCGCCCGTACGGCCGCCGTCAACCCGAACCAGGCCAAGGACATCATCGTCGAGGCAATCCAGCACGACGGCTTCAGCCACGTGGACTTCCTCACGCAGTGTCCGACGTGGAACAAGGACGCAAAGCAGTACGTCCCGTACATCGACATCAACGACTCCGAGGACTACGACATCGACATCAGCGACCGCAAGTCCGCGGCTGACATGATGTACGAGACGGAGGATGCACTCCACGAGGGGACCGTCCTCACGGGTCGGTACTACCACGACGAAGACCGCCCGTCCTACCAGCAGGAGAAGCGTCGCATCGGCGAGATTCCCGAGGAATCCCTCGCAGAGCGGTACTTCGACGACGAGTACGAGTGGGAGCGCACCCACGACCTCTTCCTCGACAAGCACAAGTAA
- the dinB gene encoding DNA polymerase IV: MAGETLPGVTRKERADARIVLHVDMDCFYASCERLREPELRGEPVVVGMGYEAGESFGAVATASYEAREYGIDSAQPISQALERLPQIENAADDEPGGHYRPVDMEFYKSVASEVKEILHDCADVVREVSIDEAYLDVTDRTAWQTVEGDDRTLAEGVGRHVKQRISREVGVPASVGVAPNMSAAKVASDHDKPNGLVVVPPGSVSEFLAPLSVTEVHGVGPVTARKMAEMGIQTAGDLAAADPSTLEERFGSRGRELYDRARGVDDRAVTPTGRPKSLSRESAFAEATEDTEEKANVVTALAADVAERARSRGAMYRTIGIKVVTPPYDVNTRAQSLSGPVDDPELVREVALDLLSEFEDAATRKVGVRVSNLSFTDADQSSLDGWEGASASATEDATTAGAMEDAPVADSPAEDIPAAEQPTEDAEDSGWAAENGQVSLGDFD, from the coding sequence ATGGCGGGCGAGACGCTTCCGGGCGTGACACGTAAGGAGCGCGCTGACGCGCGCATCGTCCTGCACGTGGACATGGACTGCTTTTACGCCTCCTGCGAACGCCTCCGAGAGCCCGAACTCCGCGGTGAACCTGTCGTCGTCGGCATGGGATACGAGGCAGGCGAGTCGTTCGGAGCCGTCGCCACGGCAAGTTACGAAGCCCGCGAGTACGGTATCGATAGTGCCCAGCCGATCTCACAGGCGCTCGAACGCCTCCCGCAAATCGAGAACGCCGCAGACGACGAACCGGGCGGTCACTATCGTCCGGTGGACATGGAGTTCTACAAGTCGGTGGCGAGCGAGGTCAAAGAGATTCTGCACGACTGCGCAGACGTGGTACGCGAGGTGAGCATCGACGAAGCGTATCTCGACGTGACCGACCGAACCGCCTGGCAGACGGTCGAAGGCGACGACCGAACGCTGGCGGAGGGTGTCGGTCGCCACGTCAAACAGCGAATCAGCCGGGAAGTTGGCGTTCCGGCCAGCGTCGGCGTCGCGCCCAACATGTCCGCCGCGAAGGTGGCTTCCGACCACGACAAACCGAACGGGCTCGTCGTCGTCCCGCCCGGGTCGGTCAGCGAGTTTCTGGCTCCGCTTTCGGTGACGGAAGTCCACGGTGTCGGCCCCGTCACGGCACGGAAGATGGCCGAGATGGGAATTCAGACGGCGGGAGACTTGGCGGCCGCAGACCCGAGTACGTTGGAGGAGCGATTCGGCTCTCGGGGGCGGGAACTCTACGACAGGGCGCGCGGCGTAGACGACAGAGCGGTGACGCCGACGGGTCGCCCGAAGAGCCTCTCCCGCGAATCGGCGTTCGCAGAGGCAACTGAGGACACAGAAGAGAAAGCGAACGTCGTCACCGCACTGGCGGCTGACGTAGCCGAACGCGCCCGGAGTCGCGGCGCGATGTATCGAACTATCGGTATCAAGGTGGTCACGCCGCCGTACGACGTGAATACGCGGGCGCAGTCGCTTTCCGGGCCGGTGGACGACCCCGAGTTGGTTCGAGAGGTGGCGCTCGATCTCCTCTCGGAGTTCGAAGACGCGGCGACGCGGAAAGTCGGTGTTCGCGTCTCGAACCTCTCCTTTACCGATGCCGATCAGTCAAGCTTGGACGGGTGGGAGGGTGCGAGTGCCTCGGCAACAGAGGATGCGACGACGGCCGGGGCGATGGAGGACGCACCGGTGGCGGATTCGCCGGCAGAGGACATCCCAGCGGCGGAGCAACCGACGGAGGACGCCGAGGATAGCGGCTGGGCTGCGGAAAACGGACAAGTGTCGTTGGGCGACTTCGACTAA